Proteins from one Ornithobacterium rhinotracheale genomic window:
- a CDS encoding FeoB-associated Cys-rich membrane protein, which produces MDLQIIIIAILFVLALVYLFRKTILPIFTKKSGCDKGCGCGKK; this is translated from the coding sequence ATGGATTTGCAAATCATCATCATTGCCATACTTTTTGTGCTGGCATTGGTTTATCTTTTCAGAAAAACGATTTTACCTATTTTTACTAAAAAATCAGGCTGTGATAAAGGTTGTGGCTGTGGCAAAAAATGA
- a CDS encoding Crp/Fnr family transcriptional regulator produces MLKLISKQLGDAAETITTLAQKTVRERLAEVLMMLEEQLGNDNENYINISLTREEMANLIGTATESAIRLISEFKNDGLIAVQGRRIKIVNREMIKKLAHVG; encoded by the coding sequence ATGCTGAAATTAATCTCTAAACAACTAGGTGATGCGGCTGAAACCATCACAACTTTGGCTCAAAAAACTGTGCGCGAGCGATTGGCAGAGGTTTTAATGATGCTTGAGGAGCAGCTGGGAAATGACAACGAAAATTATATCAACATTTCGCTCACTCGCGAGGAAATGGCCAATTTGATTGGAACAGCGACAGAATCGGCAATTCGATTGATTTCAGAATTTAAAAACGACGGATTGATTGCTGTACAAGGAAGAAGAATTAAAATTGTGAACCGAGAAATGATCAAGAAATTGGCGCATGTCGGATAA
- a CDS encoding Crp/Fnr family transcriptional regulator, with the protein MSEINNFSVLHDYFDNDAMLNVFSKEEKEVLRSERKEIIFKKGDLILEEGKIPTGIFLIKEGTAKVFKIGFTGKEQIIRFLKAGDMIGYRSLLTGEVFGSSSAAISTVKVEFFPGELF; encoded by the coding sequence ATGTCTGAAATCAATAATTTCTCTGTACTGCATGATTATTTTGATAATGATGCGATGTTGAATGTTTTCTCTAAGGAGGAAAAGGAGGTATTAAGAAGTGAAAGAAAAGAAATTATTTTCAAAAAAGGAGATTTAATTCTAGAAGAAGGTAAGATCCCAACTGGTATTTTCTTGATCAAAGAAGGGACTGCCAAGGTGTTTAAGATAGGCTTTACTGGAAAAGAACAAATCATTCGTTTTTTGAAGGCTGGTGATATGATAGGCTATCGCTCATTGCTCACTGGAGAAGTCTTCGGCTCATCTTCGGCCGCAATTAGCACCGTGAAAGTTGAGTTTTTCCCTGGCGAGCTTTTTTAA
- a CDS encoding heavy metal translocating P-type ATPase, which yields MSETCYHCGLDCEEDLIIFDDKPFCCQGCKTVYEILNQHQLATYYELNKAPGTQPNAKNKHSFDFLDTPEIFEKFIDFNDDGIVVVHFFIPVIHCSSCVWVLESLNELNDGILYSNVNFPQKKVQITYDSTQLKLSELAYFMASLGYKPALNLENIEKEKSKHNRRLIYQLAIAGFCFGNIMLLVFPEYVSSDETWLEQNKNFFRWFSFVLALPVLLYSAQDYLKSAFLALKNKRVNIDIPIAIGILVLFFRSFYEILTGHSGGYFDSMAGLVFFMLIGKWFQQRTYQSLSFDRDYKSFYPISVAKITENGIQNILLSELKKGDRILLRDEEILPADAVLIKGEARIDNSFVTGESRLITKKVGDKIYAGGKQSGQAISLEIIEEVNQSYLTSLWNHEVFAKEESTLENLVNHVSQYFVWVILAIATISGVSWYFHDSSRMFQVITAVLIIACPCALALASPFTLGNLMRIFGRNKFYVKEANTIEKMAKINSIVFDKTGTITQSQSEEILYDGTPLTPQEEQAVASLAQQSNHPLSRSLQHYFKQVSKTDEILNYQQIKGKGQQATIGGVQVQLGSREWLGNAPKSDFETTEVLLAINGEYKGRFIFKNKYRKHLAQTIQVLSNFKLSVLSGDNANEESNLKQIFPQQTSLNFNQSPQEKLEFIEQLQQHGEKVMMLGDGLNDAGALKQSNVGVAVAEDMNVFSPSCDAILGSTSFDELPEFLRLSRVGVRLVKTAFVISFLYNVIGLSFAVTGNLTPVVAAILMPISSISVVLFATFSTWLAAYFILKKRKI from the coding sequence ATGAGTGAAACTTGTTACCATTGTGGTTTAGATTGTGAGGAAGATTTAATAATCTTTGACGACAAGCCTTTTTGCTGTCAAGGTTGTAAAACGGTGTACGAGATTCTAAATCAGCATCAATTAGCTACTTATTACGAGCTGAATAAAGCCCCAGGAACCCAGCCAAATGCTAAGAATAAGCACTCCTTTGATTTCTTAGATACGCCAGAAATCTTTGAGAAATTCATTGATTTTAATGATGATGGCATCGTGGTGGTGCATTTCTTTATCCCTGTGATTCATTGTAGTTCGTGCGTGTGGGTGCTCGAAAGTTTAAACGAGCTAAATGATGGGATTTTGTACTCCAATGTAAATTTTCCACAGAAAAAAGTGCAAATTACTTATGATTCTACCCAATTAAAATTAAGCGAATTAGCCTATTTTATGGCAAGTTTGGGCTACAAACCTGCGCTTAATTTAGAAAACATCGAAAAAGAAAAATCTAAGCACAATCGCCGATTGATTTACCAATTAGCCATTGCAGGATTTTGCTTTGGGAACATCATGCTTTTGGTTTTTCCTGAATATGTGAGCTCAGACGAGACTTGGCTGGAACAAAACAAAAACTTTTTCCGTTGGTTTTCCTTTGTTTTAGCCTTGCCCGTGTTGCTTTATTCTGCACAAGATTATTTAAAATCAGCATTTTTAGCCTTAAAAAATAAACGCGTAAATATCGATATCCCTATTGCCATTGGGATTTTGGTGCTATTTTTCAGGAGTTTTTACGAAATTCTTACAGGGCACAGCGGCGGCTATTTCGATAGCATGGCAGGCTTGGTATTTTTTATGTTGATAGGTAAATGGTTTCAGCAACGCACCTATCAAAGTTTATCTTTTGATAGAGATTACAAATCGTTTTATCCCATTTCGGTAGCCAAAATCACCGAAAATGGAATTCAAAATATTTTACTTTCTGAGCTTAAAAAAGGCGACCGAATTTTGCTTAGAGACGAAGAGATTTTGCCCGCCGATGCTGTTTTGATTAAAGGTGAAGCCCGCATCGACAATAGTTTTGTAACGGGAGAATCTCGCTTAATCACCAAAAAAGTGGGCGATAAAATTTACGCAGGAGGTAAGCAATCGGGGCAAGCCATCAGTTTGGAAATCATCGAAGAAGTCAATCAAAGTTATCTCACCAGCCTATGGAATCACGAAGTTTTTGCCAAAGAAGAATCCACGCTCGAGAATTTGGTAAACCATGTGAGTCAGTATTTTGTGTGGGTGATTTTAGCCATTGCAACCATTTCGGGAGTTTCTTGGTATTTCCACGATTCAAGCCGAATGTTCCAAGTCATCACAGCAGTGCTCATCATTGCGTGTCCGTGTGCGCTGGCGTTGGCGTCGCCCTTTACTTTAGGGAATTTAATGCGAATTTTCGGGCGAAATAAATTCTATGTAAAAGAAGCAAATACGATTGAGAAAATGGCTAAAATCAATAGCATTGTGTTTGACAAAACGGGAACGATTACCCAAAGCCAAAGCGAAGAAATTTTGTACGATGGTACACCGCTCACTCCGCAAGAAGAGCAAGCTGTGGCGAGTTTGGCGCAGCAATCCAATCACCCGCTAAGTCGTAGTTTGCAACATTACTTTAAACAAGTTTCCAAAACCGATGAAATTCTGAATTATCAGCAAATCAAAGGCAAAGGGCAACAAGCCACGATTGGCGGCGTGCAAGTGCAATTGGGAAGCCGAGAGTGGCTCGGAAATGCACCAAAATCCGATTTTGAAACTACCGAAGTTTTGCTCGCAATCAACGGAGAATACAAAGGGAGATTTATTTTCAAAAATAAATATAGAAAGCATTTAGCCCAAACGATTCAAGTGCTTTCCAATTTTAAATTAAGCGTTTTATCGGGCGACAATGCCAACGAAGAATCGAATTTAAAACAAATTTTTCCACAGCAAACGAGTTTGAACTTTAACCAAAGTCCGCAAGAGAAGTTGGAATTTATCGAGCAATTGCAACAACACGGCGAAAAAGTAATGATGCTCGGCGATGGACTAAACGACGCCGGCGCACTCAAACAGAGCAATGTGGGCGTTGCCGTGGCAGAAGATATGAATGTGTTTTCGCCTTCGTGCGATGCAATTTTGGGTAGCACTTCGTTTGACGAGTTACCCGAATTTTTACGATTGAGCAGAGTAGGCGTGCGTTTAGTCAAAACCGCTTTTGTCATTAGTTTTCTGTACAATGTCATTGGGCTGAGTTTTGCCGTTACGGGGAATTTAACGCCCGTTGTGGCGGCGATTTTAATGCCGATTAGTTCGATTTCAGTAGTGCTTTTTGCCACTTTTAGCACTTGGCTCGCGGCGTATTTTATCTTGAAAAAACGAAAAATATAG
- a CDS encoding DUF5053 domain-containing protein — MKEKVLELKRRYVAAKTDKERETIDQEMRLLMQEDGEAWAEAMLESAKDTAQRAENLVTSVRAREQLEDVLPILPLSYIAKVYFNKSRQWLYQKVNGSIVNGKQSNFTEEEVNTFNKALSDLGKKLQEIKVTL; from the coding sequence ATGAAAGAGAAAGTTTTAGAATTAAAAAGGCGATATGTGGCGGCTAAGACCGATAAAGAACGCGAAACCATAGACCAAGAAATGAGATTGCTTATGCAAGAAGATGGAGAGGCTTGGGCAGAAGCTATGCTTGAAAGCGCTAAAGATACGGCGCAAAGAGCAGAAAATTTAGTGACAAGCGTAAGAGCAAGAGAACAGCTCGAAGATGTTTTGCCTATTTTGCCACTATCTTACATTGCTAAAGTATATTTCAATAAATCTCGTCAATGGCTATATCAAAAAGTAAATGGTAGTATTGTAAACGGAAAACAGTCCAATTTCACGGAAGAAGAAGTGAATACTTTCAATAAAGCTTTAAGTGATTTAGGAAAAAAATTACAAGAGATCAAAGTTACTTTATAA
- a CDS encoding pyridoxal phosphate-dependent aminotransferase, translating into MELSQRVQSLKPSATLTMAAKARELKAAGKDIISLSLGEPDFETPDFIKEAAVQAIHENYNHYPPLNGYPDLLEAIAHKFKRDNGLEYKTSEIMVSTGAKQCIYNSIMALVNEGDEVILPSPYWVSYSDITQLAGGKVVEIPTTLETNFKITPEQLEQAITPKSKVLMYSSPCNPSGSVYTREELEGLAKVLEKHPQIIVISDEIYEHITYSTKMVSMASIGNMKERTITINGLAKAFAMTGWRIGYIGAPEWIVKACSKLQGQITSGANSIAQRAAIAAVSADPSKIHYMIDAFKKRRTLVLEKAREIPGFEVTEPEGAFYIFPKVSSLFGKTFNGVTINSASDLSLYLLEKAQVATVTGEAFGNPNCIRLSYATSEEQLIEAFARIKKVLS; encoded by the coding sequence ATGGAATTATCTCAACGCGTACAATCTCTTAAACCTTCAGCCACGCTTACCATGGCGGCAAAAGCCCGCGAATTGAAAGCAGCAGGCAAAGATATCATAAGCCTAAGTTTGGGCGAGCCTGATTTTGAAACTCCAGATTTCATCAAAGAAGCGGCGGTTCAAGCCATTCACGAAAACTATAATCACTATCCGCCATTGAACGGGTACCCTGATTTGCTCGAAGCCATTGCACACAAGTTTAAGCGAGACAACGGCTTGGAATACAAAACATCCGAAATTATGGTTTCTACAGGTGCAAAACAATGTATTTACAACAGCATTATGGCACTTGTGAACGAAGGAGACGAAGTGATTTTGCCTTCGCCGTATTGGGTGAGCTATTCCGACATTACGCAACTTGCGGGCGGAAAAGTCGTGGAGATTCCTACCACTTTAGAAACGAATTTTAAAATCACGCCCGAGCAATTGGAACAAGCCATCACGCCTAAATCCAAAGTCTTGATGTACAGTTCGCCATGTAACCCGAGCGGTAGCGTGTACACGAGAGAAGAATTAGAAGGCTTGGCAAAAGTACTCGAAAAACATCCACAAATCATCGTGATTTCAGACGAGATTTATGAGCACATCACTTATTCTACCAAAATGGTGAGTATGGCATCTATCGGGAATATGAAAGAGCGCACCATTACCATCAATGGTTTGGCAAAAGCCTTTGCGATGACGGGCTGGCGAATTGGCTACATTGGTGCGCCCGAGTGGATTGTGAAAGCGTGCAGCAAACTGCAAGGACAAATCACTTCTGGGGCTAATTCCATTGCACAGCGTGCCGCGATTGCTGCCGTTTCTGCCGACCCGAGCAAGATTCATTATATGATAGACGCGTTCAAAAAACGAAGAACTTTGGTCTTGGAAAAAGCAAGAGAAATCCCTGGTTTTGAAGTGACTGAGCCAGAAGGTGCCTTTTATATCTTCCCGAAAGTTTCATCTTTATTTGGCAAAACATTCAATGGTGTAACGATAAATTCAGCTTCAGATTTGAGCTTATATTTGCTTGAAAAAGCGCAAGTGGCAACCGTTACGGGCGAAGCTTTTGGAAATCCTAATTGTATCCGACTTTCTTATGCAACTTCGGAGGAGCAATTAATCGAGGCTTTTGCTCGAATTAAAAAAGTTTTAAGCTAA
- a CDS encoding UDP-3-O-(3-hydroxymyristoyl)glucosamine N-acyltransferase: protein MRFPQPYTLEKIAKMIGAEFVGDKDFEVLGINEIHCVEPGDIVFVDHPKYYDKALQSKATIVLINKKVECPAGKALLVSDDPFRDFVKIGEYFVRKNTQNQLQNPNLEVGEGTYIAPNVFIGDAVKIGRNCYIHPNVTLGDRTVIGDNVIIHAGTVLGGDAFYYKKRESGFDKLKSVGNVVIENDVEIGANCTIDRGVTSSTTIGAGSKLDNLIQIGHDTIIGKKCLIASQVGIAGCCVIEDEVTFWGQSGTTSGIRIGARAVISAKSGVAKSIPGDKLYMGMPAEEGKTAYRKYAMLNILMKNKGKL, encoded by the coding sequence ATGCGTTTTCCTCAACCATATACTTTAGAAAAAATTGCCAAAATGATTGGCGCCGAGTTTGTTGGTGACAAAGATTTTGAAGTTTTAGGCATCAACGAAATTCATTGTGTGGAGCCGGGCGACATCGTTTTTGTGGATCATCCTAAATATTACGACAAGGCTTTGCAGAGCAAGGCAACGATTGTTTTAATCAACAAAAAAGTGGAATGCCCAGCCGGAAAAGCACTTTTGGTGAGCGACGATCCGTTTCGTGATTTTGTGAAAATCGGAGAATATTTTGTGCGAAAAAACACGCAAAATCAGTTGCAGAATCCGAATTTGGAAGTGGGAGAGGGTACTTACATTGCCCCAAATGTCTTTATTGGTGATGCTGTGAAAATTGGTAGAAATTGCTACATTCACCCCAATGTTACTTTGGGCGATCGCACTGTGATTGGTGATAATGTAATTATTCATGCGGGCACGGTTTTGGGTGGCGACGCATTTTATTACAAAAAAAGAGAATCGGGCTTTGATAAACTGAAATCTGTGGGAAATGTCGTGATAGAAAACGATGTGGAAATCGGAGCCAATTGTACCATCGATCGAGGCGTAACTTCTTCCACCACCATCGGGGCGGGTTCTAAATTAGATAATTTAATCCAAATCGGGCACGATACCATAATCGGCAAGAAATGTTTAATCGCTTCGCAAGTGGGCATTGCAGGTTGTTGCGTGATTGAAGACGAAGTCACTTTCTGGGGGCAAAGCGGTACCACAAGTGGCATCAGAATTGGTGCGCGTGCAGTCATCAGTGCCAAATCAGGCGTGGCAAAATCTATCCCAGGCGATAAATTGTACATGGGAATGCCTGCCGAAGAAGGGAAAACGGCTTATCGTAAATATGCGATGCTCAATATTTTAATGAAAAATAAAGGCAAGCTTTAA
- the rsmI gene encoding 16S rRNA (cytidine(1402)-2'-O)-methyltransferase, translated as MSGKLSLVPTPIGNLSDITLRALEVLKSADVILAEDTRNSAKLLQHYEIATPMRSHHAHNEHAETESLIAQLKAGKNFALITDAGTPGISDPGFLLLRACIENDIEAEVLPGATAFVPGLILSGLPNHSFTFVGFLPIKKGRKTLLESLAQEKRTMIFYESPHKIERTLKDFCTYFGEERPASLSRELTKKFEETLRGSLKELLQIAQEKKLKGEMVVVVAGVD; from the coding sequence ATGAGCGGAAAACTCTCTCTTGTACCCACGCCTATTGGGAATTTGAGCGATATCACTTTGCGTGCACTAGAAGTCTTAAAATCGGCAGATGTAATTTTGGCTGAAGACACACGCAATAGTGCTAAATTATTGCAACATTACGAAATTGCAACGCCCATGCGCTCGCACCACGCACATAATGAACACGCCGAAACCGAATCGCTCATCGCGCAGCTCAAAGCGGGGAAAAACTTTGCATTGATTACAGATGCGGGCACGCCAGGGATTTCGGATCCTGGTTTTTTGCTTTTGCGTGCTTGCATTGAAAATGACATTGAAGCCGAAGTTTTGCCTGGTGCTACGGCTTTTGTGCCAGGATTAATTCTCTCGGGATTGCCTAATCATAGTTTTACTTTTGTGGGTTTTTTACCGATTAAAAAAGGCAGAAAAACCTTGCTTGAATCTTTAGCCCAAGAAAAAAGAACTATGATTTTCTACGAATCCCCACACAAAATCGAGCGTACTTTAAAAGATTTCTGTACTTATTTTGGAGAAGAACGACCAGCAAGCCTTTCGCGCGAACTCACCAAAAAATTTGAGGAAACCTTACGCGGCTCGCTCAAAGAATTATTACAAATCGCCCAAGAGAAAAAACTCAAAGGCGAAATGGTAGTTGTCGTGGCAGGCGTTGATTAA
- a CDS encoding YkgJ family cysteine cluster protein — MIDIQAHQDLAQSKRKENEQFLAQLKKRKPKDLDKVAKDFHDEIFADFDCLECGNCCRGTGPLFIEKDIERIAKQLKMKPQQFTDSYLRKDEENDWVFQRVPCPFLGEDNFCFIYDVRPRACREFPHTDRRRLYQINHLTIKNLEICPAAFQIIEKLKEHYSF, encoded by the coding sequence ATGATTGATATCCAAGCACACCAAGATTTAGCCCAAAGCAAGCGTAAGGAAAACGAGCAATTTTTAGCTCAATTAAAAAAAAGAAAACCAAAGGATTTGGACAAAGTGGCTAAAGATTTTCACGATGAAATTTTTGCCGATTTCGACTGCTTAGAGTGCGGCAATTGTTGTCGCGGGACAGGTCCGCTTTTTATAGAAAAAGACATCGAACGCATTGCTAAACAACTCAAAATGAAACCTCAACAATTCACCGATTCTTATTTAAGAAAAGATGAAGAAAACGATTGGGTGTTTCAGCGTGTGCCGTGCCCTTTTCTGGGCGAAGACAATTTTTGTTTTATCTACGATGTGCGCCCGCGTGCTTGCCGAGAGTTTCCGCACACCGATCGCCGTAGATTGTACCAAATTAATCATTTAACCATAAAAAATCTTGAAATTTGCCCTGCCGCTTTTCAAATCATTGAAAAACTGAAAGAACATTACTCTTTTTAG
- a CDS encoding 3'-5' exonuclease, with protein sequence MIAHLNPKNILFLDIETVPQHQKWNELSPLMQSLFEQKTKYRREKEDISPEVFYESNAGIWAEFGKIICISCGVIFNENQFKTKSFFGDDERKILQDFSEMLHKHYHQKNAILCAHNGKEFDFPYIGRRLLANGLPLPEILNTMGKRPWQSQHLDTMELWKFGDYKHYTSLNLLAALLGVPTPKDDIDGSEVARVYYKEKNIERIKIYCEKDVLTVAQIFRKFRGESLLEFNHD encoded by the coding sequence ATGATTGCACATTTAAACCCTAAAAATATACTTTTTTTAGATATTGAGACCGTTCCACAACACCAAAAATGGAACGAGCTCTCGCCTTTGATGCAATCGCTATTTGAACAAAAAACCAAATACCGCCGAGAAAAAGAAGACATTTCGCCCGAGGTGTTTTATGAATCCAACGCAGGGATTTGGGCAGAATTTGGTAAAATCATATGCATTTCGTGTGGCGTTATTTTCAACGAAAATCAGTTTAAAACCAAAAGCTTTTTTGGCGATGACGAACGAAAAATATTACAAGATTTCTCCGAAATGCTCCACAAGCATTATCACCAGAAAAATGCAATTCTCTGCGCACACAACGGCAAAGAGTTCGATTTTCCCTACATTGGTCGGCGTCTGCTTGCCAATGGGCTCCCGCTCCCCGAGATTTTAAACACCATGGGCAAAAGACCATGGCAAAGCCAACACCTCGACACCATGGAGCTTTGGAAATTCGGGGATTATAAACATTACACATCGCTCAATTTGCTAGCAGCATTGCTCGGCGTTCCTACGCCTAAAGATGATATCGACGGCAGCGAAGTGGCTCGCGTGTATTACAAAGAAAAAAATATAGAAAGAATTAAAATTTATTGCGAAAAAGATGTACTCACCGTGGCACAAATTTTTAGAAAATTTAGAGGTGAATCTTTATTAGAATTTAATCATGATTGA